The sequence below is a genomic window from Agrobacterium tumefaciens.
GGCCATGGCCGAGGCCGTTCATTTCGCCGACCGTCACGGTCTGGATCTTCCCACTTTCAAAGCGGCGATCGATTCCGGTCCGATGAATTGCGACTTCACCCGTATGAAGCTGCCGAAGTTCATCGCGCGGGACTTCTCCGTCCAGGCCGCGACGGAAGACGCCTTCAATAGCACGCGACTGATCGCCGATGCAGCGCGCGCTGCCGGGATAGCCACTCCGCTTCTCAATCTGGCAAGCGATCTTTACGGCGAGAGCGTGGGCCTGGGAAACGCCAGGGAGGACATGATCTCTGTGCTTCAGTCCATCGAGGCACGCACCGAGGCGCTCTCCGGGTCGAATGCACGTCCCGCATCGCGTGGTCACGACATACGGGATCGTCAACTGTGATTTCCGCATTCCTGCTCGTCATTCCCGTCTTCGCCCTGATCTTTGCCGGCTGGCTGGCAGGGCGGACCGGCGTGCTCGGTTCGGCGGCGGCTGGCGAGATCAACCGGTTCGTCGTCTGGCTGGCGCTCCCTGCGATGCTGTTCGACATCATCGCGAGTGCCCATTGGTCCGAGCTCTGGCAACCGGGGTTCATCGCCGTCTTCACGCTGAGCGGCCTGCTCGCCATGACCGTGGCGATGGCCGTTCGCTTTAGAGGACGTCGCAATCTGGCCGACGCGGCAATCGAAGGCCTCAATGCCGGCTATTCCAACATCGGCTTCGTCGGATTCCCGATCGTACTTGCCGCGCTGGGGCAGGAGGCCCTCGTTCCGGCCACGATCGGCTCGATCATCACCATGTGCGTGATCTTCGCCGCCACGATCGTCATCGTGGAGGTGGCCCTTCAGAGCCGGCCCTCGAGGCTCGCGCTGCCGGCTAAGGTGGGCCGCACTCTGATCCGCAATCCGATCCTCGTCGCTTCCTTGTCCGCGACGGCCTTTCCCATCCTGGGTATCGAATTGCCGGCACCGGCGGAAACGTTTCTGAAACTGCTCGGTGGCGCGGCCGCTCCTTGCGCGCTCGTGGCGCTCGGGTTGTTTCTCGCATCGAAGCGACAGACAACAAGGGAAGGCTATGGCGCCGCGATTTTCCTGGCCGGCTGCAAGCTGATCCTGCATCCGCTCCTTGCCTGGCTGCTTGCCCGCTTCGTGTTTCACCTTCCGTCGTTTACGACCGAGGCGGCGGTGCTGCTGGCCGCGCTTCCCGCCGGCACAGGATCGTTCATGTTGGCGGAATTCTATCGGCGGGATGCGCAGGTTTCGTCCAGGACCATTATCCTCTCGACGCTCGCCTCGATCGGAACGCTATCATTGTGCCTAACCTCACTCCGGTGACAACTCTGTCGTGAAAGACCGAAACCGGTCGATAGCAATCTCGACCGTTTAGGATCGATTTCTTTTCGGAAGACCCGACTTGGGCAGTTCCACGCCGGCGAGATCCTTCTGCAGCGCGTTGAGATAGTGAACGAGCGCGACACGGTCGTCGAACGAGAAGTGAGCGGTGGCCTGATCGTAGAACTGGAAAATTCGCTGCAGCGTTTCCTTCCAATAGGTGCGGCCGGACGGCGTCAGCTGGACGAGACGGGCACGCTTGTCACCATCGCCGGTCACCCGCTGTACCAGGCCGTCCCGCTCGAGACGCTTGATCACGCCATCGAGGTTCTGCCGGGTGACGACCAGGTAGTCGCCGAGTTGACCGAAAGGGATGCCCGACGCAAACTTGTCCTGCGAGAGCGCGCCGAGCGCCGCCCACTGGACGGTGGTGATGCCGAGCTGCTGCATCGCCTGCCGCTGCAGTTCGTTGCCGAGCTGGAACAGCCGGAAAAAGATCCGGTTGTTGAGCTGGTCGTTTCCGGGATTGCGAGCCGAAGTGGAATTGACAACCTCTCCCGAGACGGTGTCTTCCGCGCCATTTGAGGAACGACGACGCCGGGCCGACGAGCTTGTACGAGACGTTTCTACCATCTGATTGTCCAATACCTCGTCGAAATCGAACCCACGCCTGGGGTCGGTTCTTTCCATGTCCTGGTCTGCCATCGTCTTCACTCTTACCATCAAACTATATTCCGCAGCCTGAAACGAAACGAAAATACTCAGCGACTCTTATATTTGTCTTCGGTCCGGTCTCCAGAACATTTCTCCGCCTCGCGCAGAAAATCGACCACCGCCTTCAGTATGGCTGACTCGGCTTCGACGTGAGGATTGTGGCCGCTCTCGGCGAGCTCCAGGATCGATACACACTGCCCCGCACGTTCGCCGATCAGACGAGCGTGTTCCAAGGTTCCGAACGGATCGGTAGAGCCCTGGATCACAAGCAGCGGCAGCCGCAGTTTGTCAAGTTCGCCGACGATTGTCCAATCGCGGAATTCTGGAAGAAGCCAGGTTCGGGCCCATACGAAGAATGCTCCGTCCGGGTCCCGGTGGTATCTGGCGAGCTTCTTGCGCAAGGCAGGATCCGTCTCGTATCGTTGCGACAATGCCGCGACCCCGTCCAGGGTCAGCTTCTCCGCAAACACATGCGGCGCCTCGACGATCGACGAAAGGGCGCGGTCTGGAAATGCCGACGCGAAGAGCAGGGCGATCGTGGCGCCATCGCTATGGCCGTACGGATGGCACCGATCGACGCCGAGCGCGTCGAGCAGCATCGGCAGGAATTGGCGGGCTTCTTCATGCAGGTAGCCGATGTCTCTTGGTCCGGGCAGGGCAGAAGAGGCTCCACAGCCGCGGCGAGAATAGGCTAGCGCTGGATGACCGGTGGCCATCGCCACCTTTGTCGGAAAGGCCTTCCAGTCGGCCACGCACCCAAAACCATGATGCAGGAAAACGATCGGCGCCGTTGAGAGCCGATCGTCTTCTCGTGGTGCCGGCGGGAACCAGGCATATTCGATCAGGGCGCCGCCGACTTCGATCTTCTGCATGCCGGGTTCCCTTCTGGTTCGCCCAATCAGTGCTGGAGCGCCTCAGCGAAACTTTGGTGGGCGCTTTTCGAGGAAGGCCTTCACACCCTCCTTGGACTCCTCGGTCTGGTAAAACAGGCTCAGCGCCTGCATGCCGATACCGGAGATGCCTCGGATCGATTCCGAGTCGAGATTAAACGACTTCTTCGCGATCGCGATCGCCGTAGGACTGAGCGCCGCGATTTCTGCGCACCAGCGATCCACTTCCGCATCCAGCTCCTCCGGCGCCACCACCGCGTTGATCAGACCCATTTGCAGGGCCTGTTCAGCCGGATAGCGCCGGCACAGCATCCAGATTTCTCGGGCTTTCTTTTCACCGACCACGCGAGCCAGCAAGGCCGTTCCGAAGCCTGGATCGACTGATCCTACCTTCGGTCCAACCTGCCCGAACACGGCGGTCGATGAAGCGATCGCTAGGTCGCAACATGTCACGAGGACGTTACCTCCGCCGATGGCGAAACCATTCACGCGCGCGATAACTGGCTTCGGTGCGTCCCGGATGACGGACTGAAGTTCCTCCACCGGCAGACCGATCGTGCCACGCCCGTCATAGGCGCCGTCATGCGCAGACTGGTCCCCCCCGGTGCAGAACGCTTTTGGACCGGCCCCCGTCAGTACGATCGCGGCGATCGCCTTGTCCCAGCTTGCCTTGTTGATCGCATGAATCAACTCCTCGCAAGTCTGGCCACGAAAAGCGTTATACTTTTCCGGTCGGTTGATGGTGATCCAGGCCGCGGCTTCCCGGACGTCATAAATGATATCTTGATAGTCCATATTTTCGCTCCTTACCCGTGCATCGTCAGGCCGCCGGACACGCTGATGACCTGGCCGGTGATGAAATCCGCGTCGCTGCTCGCGAAGAATGCGACCATGCCGGGAATATCGTCTGGCTGGCCAAGACGCTTGAGCGGGATAGCCTTCTGAAGCTTGTCGTAGATCTTCTGGCCGTATTCGCCTTCGCCGACGAACGAACGCAGCAGGGCCGTATCGGTAGGGCCGGGGCATACCACGTTGACCCGGACATTGTCGCGGGCGCATTCGCGGGCGACCGTCTTGGAAAAGGCAATGAGGCCGCCTTTGCAGGCTGAATAAACGGACTCGCCGGAGGAACCTACGCGGCCGGCGTCCGACGCGATGTTGATTACCTTGCCGCCACCAGCTGCAATCAGATGCGGAAGCACCGCCTTGTGCAGATTGAGCGGACCACGCAGATTGATCGAAATGATCTTGTCCCATAGTTCGGGTTCGGTATCGAGGAAGGGTTTGGCGATGTCCCATCCGGCATTGTTGACGAGGACGTCGATCTTGCCGAAATGCGCGACGGCCTCGGCAACGGCCGAGACGACTTCCTCGAAGCTTGTGATGTCAAATGCCAGCGGCAGGACATCGCCACCGCGGCTGTTAAGTTCACCGGCAAACTCGCTAAGGGACGCATCATTGACGTCCGCCGCAATGAGCTTGACACCCTCATCGACGAATCGATTGCAGATCGCCCGGCCGATACCGCCTGCGGCGCCGGTCACGAGCGCGACGCGCTCTTTCAAACCTCTCATTTATCTACTCCATTCTACGAGCGTGAGGCGCTCTGTTCGCTTTGTTGAATAAGTTGGCGCAGTCTGAATTTCTGCACTTTCCCGGTGGCCGTCCTTTCGATCGGCCCGAAGATCACGTGGTCCGGCACCTTGTATTTGGCGAGACGCGCGCGACAAAAATCGAGCAACTCCTTCTCCGTGATCTGGTTCGAGGAGCCCGGTTTCAGCTCCACAAAGGCGCAGGGACGTTCGCCCCAGCGGTCGCTATGCATGGCGACGACGGCAGCATAAGACACGGCCGGATGCTTGAAGAGGACATCCTCGATCTCAATCGATGAGATGTTCTCGCCGCCGGAGATGATGATGTCTTTCGTGCGGTCCTTGATTTCGACGTACCCGTCCTCATGAACCACGGCGAGGTCGCCTGTGTGATACCAGCCGCCCCTGAAAGCCTCTTCCGTTGCCTCCGGGTTCTTCAGGTAACCTTTCATTCCGATGCTGCCACGAAAGAGGATTTCGCCGATCGCGGAGCCATTGTGTGGAACGGGTTCCAGTGTGACCGGATCGGCAACCACCAGTGCGTCAGTCACAGCGGTCCGCACACCTTGACGGGCCATTTTCTTCGATCGATCGTCAGGCCCGAGATCGTCCCATTCACGGTGCCAGTCGCAAAGCGTCGTCACACTATGCAGCTCCGTCGAGCCGTAGACATGTCGGACGACAAAGCCGAGCGTCTCGGTTTCCTTCAACACAGCCGCAGGGGGAGCAGCACCCGCTGTCATGACGGCAACTGGTCGCTCCAACTTCCGGCCGGCAGCCTTTCCACTCTCGATCAGCATACCAAGCACGGTCGGCGCTCCGCATAGATGCGTTACGCCATGCGTCCGTATCGCCTCGAAAATCTCCTCGGGAATAACCTTGCGCAGGCATACATGGGTTCCGCCGACAGCAGCGATCGCCCAGGAGAAGCACCAGCCGTTGCAATGGAACATCGGCAGAGTCCAGAGATAGACAGAGTCGGCATCCATCTTGTGATGAAGAAGCTGTCCAAGCGAGATCAGATAGGCGCCACGATGATGATAGAGCACACCTTTCGGATTTCCCGTGGTGCCTGACGTGTAGTTGAGGGCAATTGCCTCGAATTCATCCTCGGGCCAATAGGTCGGTTCGTCCGCGTGCCCGCGCTCAAGGAATTCTTCGTAGGTGTAGTAGCCGATCCGCTTGCCGCCCTCCGCGAGCGAATCCTCGATGTCGACGACAACCGGTTTGCTTTTCATGAGGGCAAGCGCCTCTTCTGCGATATCGCTGAACTGCTTGTCGACCAGGAATACCTTGGCTTCACAGTGTTCGAGGATGAAGGCGATGGCCGCCGCGTCCAGACGGATGTTCAGCGTGTTGAGAAGGCCGCCCGACATAGGCACGCCGAAATGTGCCTCCAGCATCGCCGGCGTATTGGGGGAGAGGATCGCGACTGCGTCACCCTTGCGGATTCCCGTCCGCATCAGCGCGGACGCGAGCTGCTTGCAGCGTTTGGCGTATTGCCGCCACGTGTAATGTTCCTCCCCGTGGACGATCGCCACCCGATCCGGAAACACATCGGCGGCTCGCAACAGGAAGTTCAGCGGTGTCAAAGGGCGGTAGTTGGCGGGCCTTCGCTGCAGAAAAGGTTCATCCAGATTCAATGTCACGTTCTTCCTCCTAAAAAACAACACATATTGCTTGTCGGGGCTCGCCTTCAGAGCCGGCATCCAACGGTTGCAAGCCTTCCTTCAGTCAGTCACTCAGACCCGATTTCCCACAAGAGTTCCCTCGAACATCGCGCGTTTCGCATCGAGTTCGCCGGCGCGTTTCGCACCGCCAATGACATGCACCGACTGCCCACGAGCCTCTAGTTCGTCTGCCAGACCACGGACCGATTCCTGCCCCGCACACACGACTATGGTGTCGGCCGGGATGATCTTGACCTCGTCCTGAACCTGGATGTGCAATCCCTCGGCATCGATCTTCAGATATCTGGCCTCGCCGATCTGACGAACTCCAAGGTCTTTCAATTCCTTCCTGAGTATCCAGCCGGTGCTCTTGCCGAGTGTGCGCCCGAAGTGACCGGGAGAGCGTTTGACCATGGTAACCGTGCGCTGAGCCGGATGCGGATGGGGACTGCCCTTCACGCCCCAGCGATCCTCGAAATCGGCAACAGATTGGGGTTCGTGGCCGTCGCCAAGCGCAACGAAGAGCGCCACGTCATGGCCGATACCGCCAGCACCAATGACGACGACACGCTGTCCGGTCTTGACCGAACCGTCGAGAATGCTGGTATATCCGACAACCCGGGGATCGTCGGCACCCGGAATGTCCAGCAAACGGGGTGCGACGCCGGTCGAGACGATCACGTCGTCGAAATTCTCACGGCAAAGCGCTTCGCTGCTGATGCGCTGGCCAGTGTGGACATGGACACCGGCTTCATCGAGCTGCCTCTTGAAGCTCTCGATCGCCCGACCGTAGTCTTCCTTGCCCGGCACGCGCGCAGCCAGCGTGAACTGTCCACCGATTTCCGGTCCAGCCTCGTAGAGCGTAACGTCGTGGCCACGGTTGCCGGCCTCCAGCGCCGCAGAAATGCCAGCCACACCGCCCCCAACGACCGCGATCCTTTTGGATCGCTCTGCGGGCAGATCGGAAAATTCACCCTCGCGCGCAGCTCTTGGATTGACCAGGCAACTGATGACCTGATCGGTGAAATAGTGATCGAGACAGGCCTGGTTGCAGGCGATGCAGATATTGATCAGATCCGGCCGCCCGCTTTCCACCTTCTTGACAAAGGCAGGGTCCGCCAGGAACGGACGGGCCATCGAAATGAGGTCCGCAGAACCATCGTCCACGAGCCGTTCCGCATCCTCTGGAAGATTGATCCGATTGCTCGCGGTAACGGGAATACTGACGGCGGCCTTGATGCGGCGAGTTGCCTCGGCGAAGGCGGCGTGCGGGACTGTGCCCGCGATCGTCGGCACCGTCGATTCATGCCAACCGACACCCGTCGACAGACAGTCGGCGCCGGCTTTTTCGACCTGCTGCGCGAGCCAGACCGTTTCCTCGTCGTTCAGCCCACCTTCGATCAGTTCAAGTGCAGAGATGCGATAGGAAAGGATCGGTCCGTTGCCTATCGCAGCACGAACAGCCCGAATTACGGAGAGCGGAAATCGGGCGCGGTTTTCAAGTGAACCGCCCCACGAATCCTCCCGTTTGTTGGTGCGGACGGCCAGAAACTGGCTGATCAGATAGCCTTCCGAGCCCATCACCTCGACGCCGTCGTAACCAGCCCCGGATGCAAGCTGGGCTGTATTGGCGTAGGCGGCGATCGTTTCCTCGATCTCAAAAGGTGACAACTCGCGGGGAGCGTCGCGATTGATGGGGGACTTGATCGCTGAAGGTGCGACAATCGCCGGATGATATCCATAGCGTCCAGCGTGCAGGATTTGCAGCAAAATGCGGCCGCCGGCAGCGTGGACCGCGTTTGTAATCTTTCGGTGATCCTCAACCTGATCGGAAAACTCGAAGGTCCCCGGCTCGTCCTTCATGCGCCCGGCGAATGAAGGCGCAAATCCGCCGGTGACGATCAACCCGACACCTCCTTTTGCGCGCTCGGCGTAGAACCGGCCAAGCTCCTCAAATCGCTCCGGATGGCATTCGAGACCTGTGTGCATCGATCCCATTACGACGCGATTGCCCAATGTCACGTTGCCCACGCGGATAGGCTTAAGCAGAGCGGAATATCCGTCCCTCATCGAAACTGCTCCTCCCAACACCAACGCCTCCCTCCTGCCGGGAGACCATCGTGCCATAAGACCTAGATCGGGACGAAAACTATGTCAATATATTTGCGCATATAACCGCAGATCTCACAGCCACCGATACCGGTGGACGTTTAGTTTGCTCTAGAATATTCTTATCAGCAGAGCATTCTCTGCTTTTCTACTTGTGCGGTGCACAATGGAAATTCTGTGCGGTCAAAAAAATTAGGTCAACATATTGACATTGATTAGGCCGTTTCGCTACCTTGTTCACGGCGGTCCACGTGGCCGTTTTCTTTGGGAGGAGATGGAAATGAAATTGAAAGGTCTGTTGCTTGCCTGTGCGCTCGTGTCGCTTCACGACCCGGCCTGGGCTGAAACCGCTGTCAAGCTTGGGGTCTTGACAGATCTCAGCGGCCCATACGCGGATTTGTCTGGGAAGGGCTCGGTCATCGCAACGCAGATGGCTGCGGAGGAGTTTCAGAAGTCGCATCCTGATTTCAAAATTGAAGTGATCTCGGCGGACCATCAGAACAAGCCCGACGTCGGGTCAGCCGTCGTTCGCAAATGGTTTGACCAGGACGGCGTCGATGCCGTCGTCGACGTCGCGAGTTCTGCAGTTGCGCTGGCGGTCAGCAAATTGGCTGCGGACAGCGACAAGGTCTTTCTCGCATCCGGCCCGGCAAGCTCGGACATCACCAACAAGTCTTGCTCGGCCAACACCGTTCAGTGGACCTACGACACCTATGCCCTGAGCAAGGGCACGGGCGACGCTCTCGCACGCTCGGGCGGCGACAAGTGGTTCTTCGTGACAGCCGACTACGCTTTCGGTCACGCAATGGAGCGCGACACGTCACGCTTCGTCGAGGCCGCGGGCGGCAAGGTGTTGGGAAGCGTCCGGCACCCGATCAACACCCCGGACTTCTCATCCTACTTGCTGCAAGCACAGTCGTCCGGGGCCAACGTCGTGGGGTTGGCCAATGCCGGCGCGGATACGATCAATGCTGTGAAGCAAGCCGCCGAGTTCGGATTGACTGCCAGCGGGATCAAGCTTGCCGGTCTTCTGGTATTCATCACCGATGTTCACAGTCTCGGCATACAAACGGCGCAGGGCCTCGTCGTCACCGAGGCCTTCTACTGGGATCTGAACGACGGCACCCGCGCGTTTTCAACAAGATTTGCGGAGCGGGCTGGCGGGAAGATGCCCAGCCAGGTCCATGCCGGCGCCTACTCAGCCACACTTCACTATCTGAAGGCGCTGGCAGCCGTAGGATCGAAGACCGACGGCAGGGCTGTGGTGGCGAAAATGGAAGAGCTGCCGACCGAGGATGAAGCTTTCGGCAAGGGCACTGTCCGAAAGGATGGGCGCAAGCTGCACGACATGTATCTGTTCGAGGTCAAGAAGCCCGAGGATTCGAAGACCCCCTGGGACCTCTACAATAAGCTCGCCACCATTCCGGCCGATCAGGCCTTCCGGCCTGTTTCCGAGAGTGAGTGCGCGCTCCTTCGCTAAGAGCCCGCGTCTGAAACACTGCCTGCGCGGGATGCGCGGGCAGTAAGCCCGCATCCGAAATTGAGATGGATCTCTACGTTATGAAGTTGTTTGCGCATTTTGAGCAGTCGCGTTCATGGTCCGACGAAGAAGCCATGATTATCGAGCAGGTGTCCCGGCTAGCGGCGGAGGTGATCGCACCGAATGCTGACAGGTTCGACGAGCGCAAGGAATTTCCGTGGGAAAATTTCGGCCTCTTCAAGGATATTGGACTGAACGGTATTTTTGTACCCGAAGAATATGGTGGTTCACCGGTCAGCTACCGCTGCTTCCTTGAAATTGTCCGCCTCATCTCCGAGGCTTGCGCATCGACCGGCATCATCTTCGGAACCACCGGCGCGGTGGTCAAACCCATTCTCCAGTTCGGGACCGAAGAGCAGAAGCAGCGCTTGTTGCCGGTCATTGCCGGAGGCGGGCTCGGCGCCATGGCGATTACCGAGCCGCATGCGGGCTCCGACGGTTCGAACATCCGCACCAGATTCCAGCCGGATGGCGACGAGATCGTCATTAATGGGGGTAAAATCTTCATCACGACCGGCGACGTCGCCGATGTGCTCCTTCTGTTCGGGAAGTGGAGCGAACTGGAGGATTCCTCCAAGGGGGTCTCAGCCGTCATCGTGGAAAAAGGCACGCCCGGCTTCGACATCGTGCGCCTCGAATCCAAAATGGGCACGAACGCCTCGTCCACGGCCGAGCTAGCCTTCAACGATTGCCGCATCCCGCGCGCCAACCTTCTTGGCAATCCCGGTGACGGCATGAAGATCATGCTAAACGTCCTCAACAAGTCCCGTCCGAGCGTCGGCGCTCAGGCGTTAGGCATCGCCTCTGCTGCATTCAATGATGCGGTCGCCTACGCGAACGAGCGCCAGCAGGGCGGTAAAAAGATCATCGGACACCAGGCGATCGCCTTCATGCTTGCCGATCTCGCCATCGAGCTCCTCGCAACGCGGGTTCTGCTGGATCATGTCGGCCGCCTTGTCGACGAAGGCGTCGAAGACATCAGCGTCGAAGCCTCGACCATAAAGGTGAAGGCGTCGGACCTGGCCATGCGGATGACGACGGACGCCGTTCAGGTCTTCGGGGGGCACGGCTACGTTCGAGGCAACCGCGTCGAACGGCTGATGCGCGAAGCCAAAGTTACCCAGATCTGGGAAGGTACCAACCAGATTCAGAGACAAGTCATCAGTCGTGATCTGGTCGCGCGCTAGGTGGAATTTCAAATGGAAGGAGGGCTTTCGATGGCCCTAACACAGATACATTCAACGTGCTCCTGGAGACGGTCAGCCGCTTTGTCACCGAGCTCGTTCAGGCGATGCTGGCCGACAGTGAGGCCGACACCTATGCGGCGCGTTGTATGATCCTTGACGCGGCCGCCCGTCGCGACCGTGGGGAAAACACCACCAAGGTTGC
It includes:
- a CDS encoding AMP-binding protein, which gives rise to MTLNLDEPFLQRRPANYRPLTPLNFLLRAADVFPDRVAIVHGEEHYTWRQYAKRCKQLASALMRTGIRKGDAVAILSPNTPAMLEAHFGVPMSGGLLNTLNIRLDAAAIAFILEHCEAKVFLVDKQFSDIAEEALALMKSKPVVVDIEDSLAEGGKRIGYYTYEEFLERGHADEPTYWPEDEFEAIALNYTSGTTGNPKGVLYHHRGAYLISLGQLLHHKMDADSVYLWTLPMFHCNGWCFSWAIAAVGGTHVCLRKVIPEEIFEAIRTHGVTHLCGAPTVLGMLIESGKAAGRKLERPVAVMTAGAAPPAAVLKETETLGFVVRHVYGSTELHSVTTLCDWHREWDDLGPDDRSKKMARQGVRTAVTDALVVADPVTLEPVPHNGSAIGEILFRGSIGMKGYLKNPEATEEAFRGGWYHTGDLAVVHEDGYVEIKDRTKDIIISGGENISSIEIEDVLFKHPAVSYAAVVAMHSDRWGERPCAFVELKPGSSNQITEKELLDFCRARLAKYKVPDHVIFGPIERTATGKVQKFRLRQLIQQSEQSASRS
- a CDS encoding enoyl-CoA hydratase-related protein, whose product is MDYQDIIYDVREAAAWITINRPEKYNAFRGQTCEELIHAINKASWDKAIAAIVLTGAGPKAFCTGGDQSAHDGAYDGRGTIGLPVEELQSVIRDAPKPVIARVNGFAIGGGNVLVTCCDLAIASSTAVFGQVGPKVGSVDPGFGTALLARVVGEKKAREIWMLCRRYPAEQALQMGLINAVVAPEELDAEVDRWCAEIAALSPTAIAIAKKSFNLDSESIRGISGIGMQALSLFYQTEESKEGVKAFLEKRPPKFR
- a CDS encoding alpha/beta fold hydrolase, with the translated sequence MQKIEVGGALIEYAWFPPAPREDDRLSTAPIVFLHHGFGCVADWKAFPTKVAMATGHPALAYSRRGCGASSALPGPRDIGYLHEEARQFLPMLLDALGVDRCHPYGHSDGATIALLFASAFPDRALSSIVEAPHVFAEKLTLDGVAALSQRYETDPALRKKLARYHRDPDGAFFVWARTWLLPEFRDWTIVGELDKLRLPLLVIQGSTDPFGTLEHARLIGERAGQCVSILELAESGHNPHVEAESAILKAVVDFLREAEKCSGDRTEDKYKSR
- a CDS encoding ABC transporter substrate-binding protein, producing the protein MKLKGLLLACALVSLHDPAWAETAVKLGVLTDLSGPYADLSGKGSVIATQMAAEEFQKSHPDFKIEVISADHQNKPDVGSAVVRKWFDQDGVDAVVDVASSAVALAVSKLAADSDKVFLASGPASSDITNKSCSANTVQWTYDTYALSKGTGDALARSGGDKWFFVTADYAFGHAMERDTSRFVEAAGGKVLGSVRHPINTPDFSSYLLQAQSSGANVVGLANAGADTINAVKQAAEFGLTASGIKLAGLLVFITDVHSLGIQTAQGLVVTEAFYWDLNDGTRAFSTRFAERAGGKMPSQVHAGAYSATLHYLKALAAVGSKTDGRAVVAKMEELPTEDEAFGKGTVRKDGRKLHDMYLFEVKKPEDSKTPWDLYNKLATIPADQAFRPVSESECALLR
- a CDS encoding NADPH-dependent 2,4-dienoyl-CoA reductase; protein product: MRDGYSALLKPIRVGNVTLGNRVVMGSMHTGLECHPERFEELGRFYAERAKGGVGLIVTGGFAPSFAGRMKDEPGTFEFSDQVEDHRKITNAVHAAGGRILLQILHAGRYGYHPAIVAPSAIKSPINRDAPRELSPFEIEETIAAYANTAQLASGAGYDGVEVMGSEGYLISQFLAVRTNKREDSWGGSLENRARFPLSVIRAVRAAIGNGPILSYRISALELIEGGLNDEETVWLAQQVEKAGADCLSTGVGWHESTVPTIAGTVPHAAFAEATRRIKAAVSIPVTASNRINLPEDAERLVDDGSADLISMARPFLADPAFVKKVESGRPDLINICIACNQACLDHYFTDQVISCLVNPRAAREGEFSDLPAERSKRIAVVGGGVAGISAALEAGNRGHDVTLYEAGPEIGGQFTLAARVPGKEDYGRAIESFKRQLDEAGVHVHTGQRISSEALCRENFDDVIVSTGVAPRLLDIPGADDPRVVGYTSILDGSVKTGQRVVVIGAGGIGHDVALFVALGDGHEPQSVADFEDRWGVKGSPHPHPAQRTVTMVKRSPGHFGRTLGKSTGWILRKELKDLGVRQIGEARYLKIDAEGLHIQVQDEVKIIPADTIVVCAGQESVRGLADELEARGQSVHVIGGAKRAGELDAKRAMFEGTLVGNRV
- a CDS encoding AEC family transporter, with the translated sequence MISAFLLVIPVFALIFAGWLAGRTGVLGSAAAGEINRFVVWLALPAMLFDIIASAHWSELWQPGFIAVFTLSGLLAMTVAMAVRFRGRRNLADAAIEGLNAGYSNIGFVGFPIVLAALGQEALVPATIGSIITMCVIFAATIVIVEVALQSRPSRLALPAKVGRTLIRNPILVASLSATAFPILGIELPAPAETFLKLLGGAAAPCALVALGLFLASKRQTTREGYGAAIFLAGCKLILHPLLAWLLARFVFHLPSFTTEAAVLLAALPAGTGSFMLAEFYRRDAQVSSRTIILSTLASIGTLSLCLTSLR
- a CDS encoding glucose 1-dehydrogenase, encoding MRGLKERVALVTGAAGGIGRAICNRFVDEGVKLIAADVNDASLSEFAGELNSRGGDVLPLAFDITSFEEVVSAVAEAVAHFGKIDVLVNNAGWDIAKPFLDTEPELWDKIISINLRGPLNLHKAVLPHLIAAGGGKVINIASDAGRVGSSGESVYSACKGGLIAFSKTVARECARDNVRVNVVCPGPTDTALLRSFVGEGEYGQKIYDKLQKAIPLKRLGQPDDIPGMVAFFASSDADFITGQVISVSGGLTMHG
- a CDS encoding acyl-CoA dehydrogenase family protein; the protein is MDLYVMKLFAHFEQSRSWSDEEAMIIEQVSRLAAEVIAPNADRFDERKEFPWENFGLFKDIGLNGIFVPEEYGGSPVSYRCFLEIVRLISEACASTGIIFGTTGAVVKPILQFGTEEQKQRLLPVIAGGGLGAMAITEPHAGSDGSNIRTRFQPDGDEIVINGGKIFITTGDVADVLLLFGKWSELEDSSKGVSAVIVEKGTPGFDIVRLESKMGTNASSTAELAFNDCRIPRANLLGNPGDGMKIMLNVLNKSRPSVGAQALGIASAAFNDAVAYANERQQGGKKIIGHQAIAFMLADLAIELLATRVLLDHVGRLVDEGVEDISVEASTIKVKASDLAMRMTTDAVQVFGGHGYVRGNRVERLMREAKVTQIWEGTNQIQRQVISRDLVAR
- a CDS encoding MarR family winged helix-turn-helix transcriptional regulator, which gives rise to MADQDMERTDPRRGFDFDEVLDNQMVETSRTSSSARRRRSSNGAEDTVSGEVVNSTSARNPGNDQLNNRIFFRLFQLGNELQRQAMQQLGITTVQWAALGALSQDKFASGIPFGQLGDYLVVTRQNLDGVIKRLERDGLVQRVTGDGDKRARLVQLTPSGRTYWKETLQRIFQFYDQATAHFSFDDRVALVHYLNALQKDLAGVELPKSGLPKRNRS